One window from the genome of Candidatus Rickettsiella isopodorum encodes:
- a CDS encoding LysR substrate-binding domain-containing protein, translated as MRITLKQLEVFVAIAKTGNVSHAAKKMYLSQSACSMALATLEEQLEGSIFDRHGKQLFLNERGRVLLPKASSVISQISELKDMMMENKKDNLSGQLIIGASKTIGNYLLPKLISELTYTHKNIQINLKIATTKAILSRLLTFNVDVALIEANCFSDKVHTYPWKKDELVIIAAPKYPLSKKKKLTLSDIANARWLLRKQNSSIREKLEEKIGGKIRPFLELDDTDALKQATQAGLGISCLSRFVVEDSLKNNTLIELKTPFLTLSREFYILIHKEKYQSTIISEFLKKANT; from the coding sequence ATGCGTATTACTCTAAAACAACTCGAAGTTTTTGTCGCAATTGCTAAGACAGGAAACGTAAGTCACGCTGCAAAGAAAATGTATCTCTCTCAGTCAGCATGTAGTATGGCTCTTGCTACATTAGAAGAACAATTAGAAGGATCTATATTTGATAGACATGGCAAACAATTATTTTTGAATGAACGAGGGAGAGTTTTGTTACCTAAAGCCAGCAGCGTCATATCACAAATTTCAGAGCTTAAAGATATGATGATGGAAAATAAAAAGGATAATTTATCTGGCCAGTTAATCATAGGAGCGAGTAAGACCATCGGTAATTATCTATTACCAAAGCTTATTTCTGAACTTACTTATACGCATAAAAATATTCAAATCAATCTAAAAATAGCAACTACTAAAGCCATATTATCTAGATTACTCACATTTAATGTTGATGTTGCTTTAATAGAGGCTAATTGTTTTTCAGATAAAGTTCATACTTATCCTTGGAAAAAAGATGAATTAGTCATCATTGCTGCTCCAAAATATCCTTTGAGTAAAAAAAAGAAATTGACACTATCAGATATCGCGAACGCACGTTGGTTACTCCGAAAACAAAATTCTAGTATCCGCGAAAAATTAGAAGAAAAAATTGGTGGAAAAATCCGACCTTTTTTAGAATTAGATGATACAGATGCGCTTAAACAGGCAACTCAAGCAGGTTTAGGGATAAGCTGTCTTTCTCGATTTGTTGTTGAAGATTCTTTAAAAAATAATACCTTAATAGAACTAAAAACTCCATTTTTAACCCTAAGTAGAGAGTTCTATATTTTGATTCATAAGGAAAAATATCAATCTACTATAATTTCTGAGTTTTTAAAAAAAGCGAATACCTGA
- a CDS encoding amidase, with translation MTSDLYFLSARKLATLIKEKKISCVELIQTHLDRIQQVNPKLNALVQLAEPEIVLEKACIADEKLAKNQILGPLHGLPITIKDCCKVSDFIISKGSNGYNFLPKEDATAVARLKAAGGIILGISNVPEFNIAYETDNDRYGKTLNPYDLNRTPGGSSGGEAAIIAAGGSVLGLGSDGAGSIRQPAHNTGIVGLKPTRGLIPNSGNVPSDGRGLLRPLTTYGPMARFVDDIVLSLPLLTGPDNADPDVVPISIRTPFINCKNLRIVFYSDNGIASPDKATLQTINQVVHVLQGEVRQIEYQCPPHLKELYTLITETFILGGDKGLGFKNLLNHLGINKPSYLVKEFLAIARQCEFSITELHQRLRRIDQLRISLEKFFFPYDVIICPVAATPAKLHGHSFIEGHDFSYLNIYNLTGWPVLTVRCGFSAEGLPIGIQIVAKPWHDDITLMIGQKLETLLGGWQKPILFP, from the coding sequence ATGACCTCAGATCTTTACTTTTTATCCGCAAGAAAATTAGCCACGCTAATTAAAGAAAAAAAAATTTCCTGTGTTGAGCTTATCCAAACGCATTTAGATCGCATCCAACAGGTTAATCCTAAGCTTAACGCACTTGTTCAACTAGCAGAGCCAGAAATTGTATTAGAAAAAGCTTGCATAGCGGATGAAAAATTAGCTAAAAATCAAATTCTCGGTCCTTTACATGGTTTACCTATTACTATCAAAGATTGTTGTAAAGTCAGCGATTTTATTATTAGCAAAGGAAGTAATGGTTACAATTTTCTCCCTAAAGAAGATGCCACTGCTGTCGCTAGATTAAAAGCTGCTGGCGGAATTATTTTAGGTATAAGTAATGTTCCCGAATTCAATATTGCCTATGAAACAGATAATGATCGCTACGGCAAAACTTTAAATCCTTATGATTTAAATCGCACTCCTGGGGGAAGTAGTGGCGGAGAAGCCGCTATTATCGCCGCGGGTGGCTCAGTACTAGGTTTGGGTTCGGATGGAGCAGGAAGTATACGTCAACCTGCTCATAATACAGGCATTGTAGGTTTAAAACCCACTCGCGGGTTAATCCCTAATTCAGGTAATGTTCCCTCAGATGGTAGGGGTTTATTACGGCCATTAACCACTTATGGTCCTATGGCGCGGTTTGTGGATGATATCGTATTATCTCTACCCTTATTAACGGGTCCAGATAATGCTGATCCAGATGTCGTACCTATTTCAATCCGCACCCCTTTCATCAACTGTAAAAATTTACGAATTGTTTTTTATTCAGATAATGGCATTGCTTCACCTGATAAAGCAACCCTACAAACGATTAATCAAGTAGTGCATGTTTTACAAGGTGAGGTACGACAAATTGAGTATCAATGCCCACCACACTTAAAAGAACTTTATACTCTTATTACAGAGACATTTATTTTGGGTGGAGATAAGGGTTTAGGATTTAAAAATTTACTTAACCATTTGGGTATTAATAAACCTTCTTATCTGGTGAAAGAATTTTTAGCGATTGCGCGTCAATGTGAGTTTTCTATTACTGAATTACATCAACGTTTACGTCGCATTGATCAATTACGTATTTCCTTAGAAAAATTCTTTTTTCCATATGATGTCATTATATGTCCCGTAGCAGCGACTCCTGCAAAATTACATGGTCATTCATTTATCGAAGGTCATGATTTTAGTTATCTTAATATTTACAATTTAACAGGCTGGCCAGTCTTAACCGTACGGTGTGGTTTTTCCGCGGAAGGTTTACCCATCGGGATACAGATCGTTGCTAAGCCATGGCATGACGACATAACGCTCATGATTGGGCAAAAATTAGAAACCTTACTAGGCGGATGGCAGAAACCCATTTTATTCCCCTAA
- the sodC gene encoding superoxide dismutase family protein, with protein MFKLLKFSVASICLLICNSVLADISIPMYLISQQGLGQSIGTVIASEKPYGVLLTPNLHNLPPGLHGFHIHQNPSCLDNGMAAGDHFDPFHSSKHLGPYGKGHLGDLPVLDVDNNGNATLPILAPRLRLNELKNHSLIIHADSDNYSDIPTKLGGGGARIACGIIK; from the coding sequence ATGTTTAAATTACTTAAATTTTCGGTTGCCAGCATCTGCTTACTAATCTGCAATAGTGTCCTTGCTGATATCTCCATACCTATGTATCTTATCTCTCAACAAGGCTTGGGGCAATCTATAGGCACTGTAATTGCCTCAGAAAAACCTTATGGTGTTTTATTGACACCCAATCTACATAATCTTCCACCCGGTTTACATGGTTTTCATATCCATCAAAACCCCTCTTGTCTAGATAACGGCATGGCGGCAGGCGATCACTTTGATCCTTTTCATTCTAGCAAGCATTTAGGTCCTTATGGAAAAGGTCATTTAGGCGATCTCCCTGTTTTAGACGTTGATAATAATGGCAACGCGACATTACCAATTCTAGCTCCTCGATTACGTTTAAATGAACTTAAAAACCATTCTTTAATAATTCATGCCGATAGTGACAATTATTCGGATATTCCTACTAAATTAGGAGGAGGTGGTGCACGTATAGCCTGTGGCATTATAAAATAG
- a CDS encoding host attachment protein, with amino-acid sequence MIWIISLNSSLGHIYSYEPKDHRLILLKSLENPNAKLKESDLVSDRPGHYQTMHSAKGAYEAPSSPHEVELDHFTKILANFLKKGLDNHQYKQLILCSAPHVGGVLLSNLDKQVTQALLINIKKNFVEENESVLINYLKENWWDIVRSNKI; translated from the coding sequence ATGATTTGGATTATTAGCTTAAATAGTAGTTTAGGTCATATTTATTCTTATGAGCCCAAAGATCACAGATTGATTTTATTAAAGAGTCTAGAAAACCCTAATGCTAAACTAAAAGAAAGCGATTTAGTTTCTGATAGACCTGGTCATTATCAAACGATGCATTCTGCAAAAGGAGCCTATGAAGCACCCAGCAGCCCACATGAAGTAGAACTCGATCATTTTACTAAAATCTTGGCTAATTTTTTAAAAAAAGGACTAGATAATCATCAATACAAACAACTTATTTTATGTTCTGCACCTCATGTCGGTGGCGTTTTACTTAGCAATCTTGATAAACAAGTAACACAAGCATTATTAATTAATATCAAGAAAAACTTTGTTGAAGAAAATGAGTCTGTTCTTATCAATTATCTAAAAGAAAATTGGTGGGATATCGTTCGCTCCAATAAAATTTAA